ACGTTTGTCGTACGTGTGATGTTAAATTAAGGGTGTATGGTGTggtgtagcaaaaaaaaatcctaaaagCGTAAATGAAAGTAAACGAGTGCAACCAAGGTATTTTATTCGAACCCTACCCTaatcaaaaacaattcaaGAAAGCAGTACTCTTCACTAAACATAATTTACAAGTAAGAATTATTAACAAAACCTATTTCCCGAACAGACATTAGATGATGAAATATAAATAGAAAACGTTTTATAAACGAGGCCAAAAGTTCCTAATTTAGGCAGTGGTTTAAATAATCGTCGCAAAAATCAATAACGAACGTAAAACATAACTTTCTGGACATAGAATCTTGAGAATTAGAATGTGCTAATCcgcaaaaggaaacatttgaACCAACggagaaagcaaaagaaaagatgcacaaaataataataccgTAAACAAATATAAACCTAAACATATTACACATCGAGCGGTATTGCCCAGAGCCCAGCCTTGGACACAGGGATCAATGGCCCCAATATAGCCCCTAGAACGAGGTTTACGAGTTGTTGGGAAAGAAGCGACACTCCCCGTTAGAGCCGTTCAGAATGATCTGCTTTCCGTTCGGAGGGCTACCACCCACGGTGCTGTCGAAGGAATCGTCCAGATCCAGCTCACTCTGGAAGAGAAAGGTTTGggatggaatggttttttggGTGGGAATGTGGAAGGAAATGCATGATTGGAACCGGGTGCCGTAGGTCCAACGTGTTGACGCCCATCGTTGTTGATCGTGGAGGATAATAATCATTAGTGGAAAAAGAACAGAAGGTaggaatttaaattttgaatcgTTTCGACACTCGACATTGAATCAATCAGCTACAACAATTAGTACAAACCGAATCAGATTCAAATCGTCAGCAATAGCTTGAAGGTTAGTTGAGGATAGTTTGGAGTAGAGCTTTAAAAACACGACTGTTACTTGTGAGTGATGCATTTCAGAACAGGGAATAAACGACATGGGATAAACAACCGTTGGCTGTCAAAGCGGATACTTCGCTACCTGCCAAACGAGACACACGTTTGCCAAAGCACCAGAGCAATGGCACCCGCTGTTACTAACCTGAATGTCTATCAATCGATAACGGTTCGAAATGAATCATCCATTGTGGCAAAGGTTAAACTATCCTACTTCACTTACACTACAAATCGGATTAGCACGATCTTTAAAAGCACATCAAACCATAACCATGAGTTAATGAGAAACCGCAAAAAGTAAACTCATCTAAAGACGGCACAGCAAACGAAGGATGGTGAGTAGTAGCATTTAGTTAGAGCAATAGTTGAGGGGGCACTGCAACAAGGTTacagaacagaaacaaacactCACCTCCGGTTTGGCGCGATGCGTATCGACGGCATGAATCGGCAGCATAATGTGTTCCACCTTGCAACCGTACGCGACCGGTGTCAGCTTAATAATGGTGTGTAGAGGCACTTTCAAGTACGGCAGCTCATCTGCAATGGGAATCGTACCGTTAATTATATATTTCTTCCCATTCCTTCCGTGTTGTTTTTTACCGGCAGATTTATCCAAAAAGTATGCCAACACGCATCGCAATACGGCCTGGTGGGACACTACGAGCACATTCCCTTGTCGTTCCAGTTCCATCATGACCGGCTCTAGCCGCACCACCAAATCTTCGTAGCTTTCGCCACGTGGATAACGGTAGGCGAACTTGTTCTGATCTCGCGCCTTAAACTCTTCGGGGAACCGTTGCTGGATGTCCTCGTATGTCATCTCCTCACAAATGCCCTGGTTGAAATCGAAACAAGCTCAATGAATGGACTCTTATTTGTACCAGCGAACTGCGCTACTTACTGCATCGATCTCATTCAGTGCCTTCCAGCGTTCCTGGGGTGCGTTTACATCGGCAACGGTTTGAATGGTCCTTTTCAGCCACGACGTCCATACCCGCAGTCCTTCAATCTGCTGCTCGTCAATGTATTTTGCGAGCGCCTGTGCATAGCGCCGGCCACGTTCGCTCAGGTTTGAATCACCACCGATCAGACCCTGTAGATTGTGTTCACTTTCGCCGTGCTGGAAAGACAAATGGACATTAGTTATGGTGCTTTCCTGAAACATCGTCTTTCGAGGCGCACTTACTCTGGTGAGATAGATCGTTCTCGGGGTAATGTGTATATTCATCAGGTAGTACACGATGCGTGACTGTATGTGACCCTCGTGCTTGTGGACCACCACTTTTTCGCCCGTGTTGTAAATCTTCATGTACGACAGATCCTTCTCCAGTTCCTCGCTCAGTGGTTCGTACCGTTCCTGGTAGTGTTCGATGCGCAGCCGAAAATCGGACAGAGCTTCGTCCATGTTCATATTCCGATAATCGGGACTACTTACTTTCACTTCCTGCGGGTGAGTGAGTTTAACCACGGGAcaaccgaaaataaaacaacaaaaaacattgtgtTAGTTACTGTTCTGGGGTTTTTTGTTAGAATCGGCGAATGATTACGTAGTTATGCAATGAACACAAAAGGTCGGTATTATAGCATATTCATTTGAGAACTTTGTCTAATATGTTTAGGAAGACTTAATAAATTAGAAAGAATTAGTAAAAATCAAGTGTTAATTTACAAAATGATCTTCACAATTCAACAGCAAACGACTAAATCGGACTGTCAATGATTGACATGTAGTAGCGTATATAAAAAGTTATTATTTCTATCAAGGCACGCCTTGAAAAATGTATTTGAACCATTTTAAAAACTAATCATTGCGAAATTATTTTCTGAATATTCTTTATACGTTTATACACATCCAAATTATGAATCAAAACACTTGGCAAACTTGTGAAGAAGAGTCTCGGATAGTAAAACCCATCATAACGGTCGCTTTAGTAGTATCCAACTGTAACAGTATACCCAACTGCCAGTTGGAAAGTGCCCGTTCGTATCTCGAAACAGTTTGTACTGAAGCAAAAGCGAAAGATGAAAAGCTACCAAACGTTGAAAAGATGCTATTGCTTTTGAATTCGCACATAAAACTACAAAACACAATGGAAAATCAGATCGAACacatacaacacacaaaacctaCACCAATAGCAAACGGTTAGAGACGATATGGTGAAACAGGGGTTGGATACGGGTATGTACGTATGTACGGTACGTGGGTGGCTGCTGTGTTAATCATCGATAAACACACCGCACAACAATAGTCACCTCATTCGGAACCAGTGGTGGATGATGCTCCAACCCACTGAGCTTAACCTGGCATGATGAATGGGAAAACCGGAAGTCAAACTACGCGTTATCGGTTCGTATAGAAAACAAGGTTACttcttcgtttgcttttcatcaCAACCAACTGATTGTCTTATATTaaatgagttttctttttcgtttcgttttgcagaAGTAGGTCTAATGAGCAATAgtccgaaaagaaaaaagcctTCAACAACCCGCACTCGACTGCTTACCATGATGTTTTGCTCGATAATGCTGGGATCGTCACAGATTGATTCGACGAAAAACAGCTTATATCCCATCTTCTTTACAACAATTTCGCGTATCATCTGACGGCGGTCTCGGGTGGAATTTGTA
This region of Anopheles marshallii chromosome 2, idAnoMarsDA_429_01, whole genome shotgun sequence genomic DNA includes:
- the LOC128709936 gene encoding 6-phosphofructo-2-kinase/fructose-2,6-bisphosphatase-like, which codes for MDVIVSAPAAAAAAAATGGNPPAATPLPTAAPTASVVAAAIASRSLRVRTSSQSGGKQYGEALSEIQLCPSVMSEGTRKMLPPTTETIQTKPFPIRGERANYVNSPHVIAMVGLPARGKTYIAKKLSRYLNWIGINTKVFNLGEYRRHATDAYRSHEFFRPDNEEAMAIRQHCAELALEDVCNWLENGGEVAVFDATNSTRDRRQMIREIVVKKMGYKLFFVESICDDPSIIEQNIMVKLSGLEHHPPLVPNEEVKVSSPDYRNMNMDEALSDFRLRIEHYQERYEPLSEELEKDLSYMKIYNTGEKVVVHKHEGHIQSRIVYYLMNIHITPRTIYLTRHGESEHNLQGLIGGDSNLSERGRRYAQALAKYIDEQQIEGLRVWTSWLKRTIQTVADVNAPQERWKALNEIDAGICEEMTYEDIQQRFPEEFKARDQNKFAYRYPRGESYEDLVVRLEPVMMELERQGNVLVVSHQAVLRCVLAYFLDKSADELPYLKVPLHTIIKLTPVAYGCKVEHIMLPIHAVDTHRAKPESELDLDDSFDSTVGGSPPNGKQIILNGSNGECRFFPNNS